Below is a genomic region from Algoriphagus halophilus.
GAGGGAAAAATGCTTCACTTGGAGAGATGTACCAAAAGCTGACTCCCTTAGGAATTCGCATTCCCAATGGTTTCGCAGTGACAGCGGCAGGGTACAGACTTTTTTTAAAAGAAAATAAGCTCAGTCAATCCATTCAGGAAAAGCTTTCCAAATTGGATTTAGATAATTTTTCCAATCTCCGGGAAGTTTCAAGGGAAATCAAGTCCTTGATTTTGCATGGCAAGATACCTGATGATTTAGCTAAAGAAATTGTTCATTCCTACCAAAGCCTGGGAGGGTCGAATCGAATCAATCCTGATGTGGCAGTGAGAAGTAGCGCGACTGCGGAAGACCTGCCCGGAGCTAGTTTTGCAGGGTTACACGAATCGTTTTTAAATATCAATGGGGAGCAGGAATTGTTGAAAGCGGTCCGTTCCTGTTTTGCCTCCTTATATAACGGAAGAGCTATCAAGTACCGTCATGACAAAGGTTTTGACCATCTGGAAATAGCCCTTTCAGTGGGAGTTCAATTGATGGTGCGAGCTGACAAGGCCAGTAGTGGTGTATGTTTTTCCATAGATCCTGAATCAGGTTTTACTCAATCGGTTTTGATAACAGGTTGTTGGGGATTAGGGGAAAATATCGTGCAAGGAGCGGTCATTCCTGATGAGTTTTTGGTATTTAAGCCAAGTATTGAAAAAGGTAAAAGAGCCATTCTTTCCAAAAAAGTAGGGTCAAAGACCAAAACCATGATTTATTCCGAGAATGGGGGAGTAGTCAATCTGGATACTAGTAAAGAGAAGCAAAAAGCTTTTGTCTTGAATGATGAGGAAATTGAAATTCTGGGTCAATGGGCAATCAAGATTGAGAATCATTACGGTATGCCTATGGACATTGAATGGGCAAAAGATGGACTTTCAGGTGACTTATTTATTGTGCAGGCTAGACCGGAAACAGTGCATGCTGATAAAGATCCTTACCTTCTGAAGGAATATGCCCTTATAGAAAAAGGGGAATTGCTTTGTTCGGGATATGCTATTGGAGGTGGAATTACCTCTGGCAAAGTAAAAGTCATTTTTTCACCTTCTGAAGCAGATCAATTGGAAGAAGGTGACATTTTGGTCACTGAGATTACCAACCCAGATTGGGATCCTGTTATGAAAAAAGCAGGAGCAATCATTACCACAAAGGGAGGGCGGACAAGTCATGCCGCGATTGTTGCTAGAGAAATGGGGGCTTTGGCAATCGTAGGGGCAGAAGAAGCCTTAGAAACACTGAGCAATGGGGAAGTGGTAACCTTGGATAATTCATCGGGGAAAATTGGGAAAGTGTATGGAGGAAAGCTTAAATGGAAGACCACAGAACATGACTTTCATGGATTGACTCTTCCAAAAACCAAACCCATGTTTATTTTGGCTGATCCGGATAAAGCTTTTAATCTTTCTTTTTTTCCAAACCAAGGAGTAGGCCTAATGCGGATGGAATTTGTAGTGAACAATAGCATCCGGATCCATCCAATGGCCTTGGTGAATTTTGACCAGTTGAAGGATAAAAAAGAGCAAGTATTGATCGAGGAATTATGTGAAGGTTATTCTGATAAAAAAGAATATTTCATTGATAAACTATCCCAAGCTATTGGAACCATATCCGCTGCATTCTATCCAAAAGATGTGATTTTAAGAATGAGCGACTTCAAATCAAATGAATATGCCAATTTAATCGGGGGACATCAATTTGAATTTGATGAGGAAAACCCCATGATTGGATTTCGGGGTGCTTCCCGATATTACCATGAGCGTTACCGGAATGGATTTGCTTTAGAGTGCGCCGCAGTTAAAAGGGTGAGAGATGAAATGGGGTTGGAAAATTTAAAGGTGATGATTCCTTTTTGCCGTACACCTGAAGAAGGGCGAAGAGTGGTCCATATTCTTCAAGAGGAAGGAATCAAGCAGGGAGAAAATGGATTGGAGATTTATGTGATGGCGGAGATTCCATCCAATGTGATCTTGGCACAGGAGTTTTCGGAGATTTTTGATGGGTTTTCCATTGGATCCAATGATTTAACCCAACTGACTTTGGGAGTAGATAGGGATTCAGAGGTGTTGAGCGAACTATTTGAAGAGCAGAATCCAGCCGTCAAATGGATGATATCAGAAGTGATTCGTGTGGCCAGAAAGGAGGGAAAGAAAATTGGATTATGTGGACAGGCTCCCAGCGACAATCCTACTTTTGCGCGATTTTTAATTGCTCAAGGAATAGATAGTATTTCTTTTAATCCGGATGCATTACTAAAAGGTATTGAGAATATGATCCAAGCAGAAACCCAAAATAAAACACACAAAAATGAAAAAGTTAGAAAATAAAACGGCGATTGTCACCGGTGCAGCTTCTGGTATGGGAAAAGCAATTGCTAGATTGTTTGCCTTAAATGGAGCAAAAGTAGTGGTGGTGGACTTAAACCCTGATGATGCAATGGATACTGCAGAAATGATCCGGATGGAAGTTGGCCATGCCATTGGGTTAAAATGTGATGTGTCTAATGAGATTCAGGTCAAAAAAATGGTTCATGCTGCCCAATTGGAATTTGGTTCCATTGATATCCTTGTCAATAATGCAGGAATTATGGATGATTTTACTCCATTGGATAAAGTGACGAATGAACGTTGGGATAAAGTGATGGGAGTCAATATTAATGGCCCTTTTTATATATCAAGAGAGGCAATTGTTCCTATGTTGAAGCAGGGAAAAGGTGTGATGATTCATATTTCATCAATAGGGGGAACACATGGAGCAAGAGCTGGTCTAGCTTATACAACTTCAAAGCATGCCCTGATAGGAATGAGCAGAAATATAGGATTCATGTATGCGAAAAAAGGGATTAGAAGCAACGTCATTGCACCTGGAGGAGTCAATACCAATATCATGCAAAATGCTTTGCCCGATGAAGAAGGAGCCAAGCTTTGCAGTTCAGGGGCAGCATCCATGCCCAGAATGGGAGAACCTGAGGAGATTGCAAAAATTGCGTTATTTCTAGCAAGTGAAGACTCCTCCTTTGTCAATGGAGAAGTTTTAACCGCAGATGGAGGATGGACTGCTTATTAAATGGACTGTCTGTTGTGGTTATCCTTTAATGATGGTAGTTAAGAATGATTGAATTGCTTCTGATCTACCTAATGGTTCTAATAAGCAAACAATCAGGTTGATAGCAACTGCCAAATAAGTAGCAGGATGCTTTAGTTTGTTAAATTTCCAAGCTGCAAGTAACAATATACCGATGATGATTGCTTGTGTTAGATATAAGGATGGCATTATTGGAATGTTTGGCCAATCATCAATCATGATTCCAATATGAACATTCTGAATTCCTCGTCCCAGTGCAGGCATCATGATCAAGAATACGGTAGAAGTTAACCACCACGCATGATCTTCCAAGGATTTTCTAGTGAGTATACTTTTTATGACAGCATAAATAAATGCCAAGATCATGATGATTTCAACAGATGCAACCCCGTAGAAAAACCAAGGTTCAAAAGGACCAAATCGATCTGGTTCTGTCATAGATAATTGGGCGGTTCTAATGTCTCTATACATCATGCTAAAGGCAGTAATCCCTACACCTCCTGCTAGGAACATTCCAATAATGCCATTGGTGCGATGTTTCTCCAGCATACCATGGGTAGCATAGTAGGGTTGGATGATGAGGTAGATATACCAAATGGTTCCAGTGATGTAATGAATATGGACAGACCAAGCGTTTTCAGTAAAATCACCCCAATAGTCTCTGAAAATCCCCAACTGCATTAACACTAAAGGGATAATCATCCATTTATGCAAACTTTTATACTTTTCCATTCTCACGAAATATTTTGGTGATTAAACTAAAAAGGAATCTAAACATGGACCCCATACTTCTTGCTAGAGGGTACATATCGTGATACCACGTAATGTTCCTAATTGATTAAGCAGGTATTTGAAAGTTGGATAGTTTTCGGGATTGGAAAAAAGCTTAATCAATAAAAATTTGATCTTTTAAAATAAGCAGAAAATGTAATTATTCAAATAATGAATTGTAATTAAAAAATTAATTATATACTTAAGCCATTGGATGATATTGGTTTTTCAAATGCTATTTTAACATCAGAATGTTTTTACTTTCCACGTCAACTAGTTGAATGAGATTGGAGGAATTCTATTGAAACACTTGTTATTCCGAATTAATGAGATAAATGGTAATAAGCGATTGGAAAAGGTTTAAAAATAAGTGTTTGGGGCTCGTTTCAAATTGAAAGAAGGTATTCAGGATAACTATCTTTTTACAGTCTTTTCTCCTTCTCTGTAGTTCTCCAATAAAAGGTTCAATTCCTCTACCTTTTCGGGGAAATCTCCATACAGATTATTCTTTTGTTCTGGGTCTTCGTTCATATTGAATAATAATCCGGGAGTATTGAAGTCTGAATATCCTCTCAATTCTGCAAAATCTTCAGGTATTTTTCTATGTCCTCCAGTAGAGTCATTGATAAAAAGCCAATCTCCTTTTCGGATTCCCCAGATCGAAGCATAGGTATTATGAATGGTAGCTTCCCTCAAAGGGGATTGATACGGCTCTTCTTTCCAAACAGGCAGAAAATTATAGCTATCAGGAGCAGCGTCTTGGGGAAGTGTAATTTCTGCAGCCTCTGCCAGAGTAGCCATCAGGTCAATTTGGGAAATTAATTCAGTCGATACTGTTCCAGCTTTGATTTTACTCGGCCATTTTACAATCATGGGAACGTGATGGCCTCCCTCCCAAACATCTCTTTTCAATCCTCTATATTCACCCATGCTGAAATGTTTATATTCTAAAGCTCGATCCCAGGCATAATGTTCAGGTCCATTGTCAGAACTAAAAATCACAATGGTATTCTCTTCCAATCCATTTTCTTTCAGAGCCTTTAAAACTTGTCCAGCTACCCAGTCTGTTTGTACCACAAAATCTCCATATCCTCCAGCCTGTGATGTTCCATCAAATTCTTCATTTGGTATGATAGGAGCATGTGGCGAAGGCAATGCAAAAAATAAGAAAAAGGGTTGGTCTTGACTCTGATTGCCAATCCATTCCAGAGTCTTTTGGGTCAAGGTGGGTAATACCTCATATGGGTTCCAATCTTTTACTTTTGGACCAACCCGGAATTCCCAATTACCTTCCTTTGTTTCAAACCCCACTTGATTAAATTCCATCAGTTCAGTTGGGGCTTCCAGGAAACGATTATTTTCTATCCAGGCATAGGGAGGAAAGTTAATAGTGCCATCTCCAAAATAATAGTCAAATCCTCGATCTGTTGGTCCTCCAGCGATTGGCTTAGTCCAATCAATATCCTCAGGAAGTACTTGGTTTGGGTTGTTAATTTGACCAGTTGAATCATTTTTTGATACCCAATTCCAACCAAGATGCCATTTCCCGATAGCTGCAGTGGTATAACCTTTTGTTTTTAAAAGTTGGGGTAGTGTGATATCTGAGTCGTTAAAGAATGGTTTGCCAAAAGCCCCGACAATTTCGTGCTGTCTGCGCCAATGATACATTCCTGTAAGTAGTGCAAATCTGCTTGGAGAACAAATTCCTGAGGAGCTATGTGCATCTGTAAAACGCATGCCTTCTGCAGCTAGTTGATCTAGGGATGGAGTAGGGATTTTAGAAGTTGGGTTTTGAATGTTCAAGTCCCCATAGCCCATATCATCTGCATAGATAATGACGATGTTTGGAAGTGGATTTTTTTTGGTGCCACAGCTTATGGTAATTAGAAAAAAAACGATGGATAAAAATGTAATTGGCTTACGCATACCTTAAATAAGGCTAGATGTATAGTTTTAATATATCGAGTTGGAGTTAGGTTTAATTTGAGTTTTTGGTTCAAAGTAACCCTTCAATCACTTTTGGAAAATATTTGTGTTCCAATTCATGTACTTTGGCAGCAATACTGTCGGGAGTGTCCAATTCATCAATAGCCGTGTGGGCTTGAAAAATTATTTTCCCTTCGTCATAATTTTCATTGACCAAATGGATGGTAATGCCGGTTTCTTTCTCTCCAGCTGCTTTTACAGCCTCATGAACATGAGCACCGTACATGCCTTTTCCTCCATATTTAGGAAGTAATGCTGGATGAATATTAACCATGTGATCTGGAAACGCTCGGGTAAGAGCATCTGGAATTTTTAGGAGGAATCCTGCCAAAATCACCCAATCAATTTGTTCTTCTTCCAGTTTTTTAAGCAAAATACCTTCCTCCATTTCTTTCTTTGTAAAGGTGAAGGTGGGGACCTGAAACTTCTTTGCCCGTTCTAGTACATATGCACCTGCCTTGTTTGATGCAACCAAAACTACTTTTCCTTTTTCAGAGTTTTGAAAATGCTCCATGATTTTTTCGGCATTGCTACCACTTCCTGATGCTAATATGGCAAGACGTTTCAAGGGCTTTTGGTTTTATTCGATTACTGCGAAATTAAGGGAATTCTCTCGGAAAGGAGCGAAGGGGCTGGTTGTTTTTTAAAGAAATGGATGGAAAAGGAAAGATATTCAGATGGCGGCCAACTAAAATAAGAGGTTATATTTGTTTAGTTTATGATCTGAACTTTCATGCTTTTGGTAGTTGATTCTTCGGTCTCCTAATAATAAAATAGAAAAGTGACCGACTGTAAATTGTTACCTGATCCCTGCAATTTAATCCCTCACTTGTCCATTTCCTCGAATGACCCATTTGTAGCTACAAAGCTCTTTCAAGGCCATTGGCCCTCGGGCATGTAGCTTTTGAGTGCTGATACCAATTTCCGCCCCTAGTCCAAATTGAGCTCCATCCGTAAAAGCAGTGGAGGTGTTTTCGTATACGGCGGCGGCATCTACTTCCAAAAGGAAACGATTGATGTGTTCTTGAGTATTCGATACAATGGCTTCCGAATGTTTGGAAGAATAAATAGCGATATGGTCCAAGGCCTCATCTAAATTCGACACGGTTTTAATTGCCATTTTTAAACTGAGAAACTCCGTTCCAAAATGGGACTCGTCTGCTAAAGAAATGAGCTCGTGTTTATGAAGGGCCTCCCTGGATTTTTGGTCTGCAAACACCTGTACCTCTTTTTGGAGAAGTGGAGCTATCAATTCATTGAGATTTGGAAGAATAGACTCATGGACAATCAGGCAGTCCAACGAATTACAAACACTTGGTCTTCTGGTTTTACTATTGAGAATAATCGCTGCAGCTTTTTCTAAATCTGCAGATTCGTCCACATAAGTAT
It encodes:
- the ppsA gene encoding phosphoenolpyruvate synthase codes for the protein MNDLVISFETIEIGDVPKVGGKNASLGEMYQKLTPLGIRIPNGFAVTAAGYRLFLKENKLSQSIQEKLSKLDLDNFSNLREVSREIKSLILHGKIPDDLAKEIVHSYQSLGGSNRINPDVAVRSSATAEDLPGASFAGLHESFLNINGEQELLKAVRSCFASLYNGRAIKYRHDKGFDHLEIALSVGVQLMVRADKASSGVCFSIDPESGFTQSVLITGCWGLGENIVQGAVIPDEFLVFKPSIEKGKRAILSKKVGSKTKTMIYSENGGVVNLDTSKEKQKAFVLNDEEIEILGQWAIKIENHYGMPMDIEWAKDGLSGDLFIVQARPETVHADKDPYLLKEYALIEKGELLCSGYAIGGGITSGKVKVIFSPSEADQLEEGDILVTEITNPDWDPVMKKAGAIITTKGGRTSHAAIVAREMGALAIVGAEEALETLSNGEVVTLDNSSGKIGKVYGGKLKWKTTEHDFHGLTLPKTKPMFILADPDKAFNLSFFPNQGVGLMRMEFVVNNSIRIHPMALVNFDQLKDKKEQVLIEELCEGYSDKKEYFIDKLSQAIGTISAAFYPKDVILRMSDFKSNEYANLIGGHQFEFDEENPMIGFRGASRYYHERYRNGFALECAAVKRVRDEMGLENLKVMIPFCRTPEEGRRVVHILQEEGIKQGENGLEIYVMAEIPSNVILAQEFSEIFDGFSIGSNDLTQLTLGVDRDSEVLSELFEEQNPAVKWMISEVIRVARKEGKKIGLCGQAPSDNPTFARFLIAQGIDSISFNPDALLKGIENMIQAETQNKTHKNEKVRK
- a CDS encoding glucose 1-dehydrogenase; its protein translation is MKKLENKTAIVTGAASGMGKAIARLFALNGAKVVVVDLNPDDAMDTAEMIRMEVGHAIGLKCDVSNEIQVKKMVHAAQLEFGSIDILVNNAGIMDDFTPLDKVTNERWDKVMGVNINGPFYISREAIVPMLKQGKGVMIHISSIGGTHGARAGLAYTTSKHALIGMSRNIGFMYAKKGIRSNVIAPGGVNTNIMQNALPDEEGAKLCSSGAASMPRMGEPEEIAKIALFLASEDSSFVNGEVLTADGGWTAY
- a CDS encoding sulfatase family protein, translated to MRKPITFLSIVFFLITISCGTKKNPLPNIVIIYADDMGYGDLNIQNPTSKIPTPSLDQLAAEGMRFTDAHSSSGICSPSRFALLTGMYHWRRQHEIVGAFGKPFFNDSDITLPQLLKTKGYTTAAIGKWHLGWNWVSKNDSTGQINNPNQVLPEDIDWTKPIAGGPTDRGFDYYFGDGTINFPPYAWIENNRFLEAPTELMEFNQVGFETKEGNWEFRVGPKVKDWNPYEVLPTLTQKTLEWIGNQSQDQPFFLFFALPSPHAPIIPNEEFDGTSQAGGYGDFVVQTDWVAGQVLKALKENGLEENTIVIFSSDNGPEHYAWDRALEYKHFSMGEYRGLKRDVWEGGHHVPMIVKWPSKIKAGTVSTELISQIDLMATLAEAAEITLPQDAAPDSYNFLPVWKEEPYQSPLREATIHNTYASIWGIRKGDWLFINDSTGGHRKIPEDFAELRGYSDFNTPGLLFNMNEDPEQKNNLYGDFPEKVEELNLLLENYREGEKTVKR
- the purN gene encoding phosphoribosylglycinamide formyltransferase — protein: MKRLAILASGSGSNAEKIMEHFQNSEKGKVVLVASNKAGAYVLERAKKFQVPTFTFTKKEMEEGILLKKLEEEQIDWVILAGFLLKIPDALTRAFPDHMVNIHPALLPKYGGKGMYGAHVHEAVKAAGEKETGITIHLVNENYDEGKIIFQAHTAIDELDTPDSIAAKVHELEHKYFPKVIEGLL